A genomic window from Gossypium hirsutum isolate 1008001.06 chromosome D12, Gossypium_hirsutum_v2.1, whole genome shotgun sequence includes:
- the LOC107947301 gene encoding cannabidiolic acid synthase-like 1 produces MFPSLFVILLSVSWKSSTLAYPSEGFLHCLSLHFANSTSISKLVYTQRNSSFSSVLKSSAQNFRFTTPSTPAPLFIITPLQPSHIQAAIYCSRIHGLHVRTRSGGHDFEGLSYTTANYIVPFVVIDLVNLRSVQVDVEKATAWVESGATIGELYYGIAQKSRTLAFPAGLFYTVGVGGQFSGGGYGPLFRKYGLAADNVIDARLIDAKGRILDRKSMGEDLFWAIRGGGGGSFGIVLAWKLKLVAVPAIVTVFTVSKTLEQNATKLVHRWQSIAHKFPKELLMSIFISSVKSSEADKKITIKANFSSMFLGSIDELVPLMEERFPEFGLVRDDCLEMSWVEAILSTQGGVQLETLLERHQKTGVSQTFFKAKFDCVKQPIPEMGLEGLWPMFYEEEAKMANIFLVAYGGKMDEIPETEIPFPHRAGIIYSIIYVVDWDENENKNSKRFLNWIRRVYDYMTPYVSNSPREAYVNYKDLQIGSNNMFSCKGSYAQAKIWGRKYFKNNFDRLVYVKTKVDPENFFRHEQSIPPLSCF; encoded by the coding sequence ATGTTCCCTTCTCTTTTTGTTATTCTCCTTTCTGTGTCATGGAAAAGTAGTACTTTAGCTTATCCTTCTGAGGGGTTTCTTCATTGCCTTTCCCTTCATTTCGCTAACTCCACTTCCATTTCAAAGCTCGTTTACACACAACGTAATTCTTCATTCTCCTCTGTTTTGAAGTCATCTGCTCAAAATTTCAGGTTCACAACACCATCTACTCCCGCACCTTTGTTCATTATAACACCACTGCAGCCATCCCACATCCAAGCAGCAATTTATTGCTCCAGGATACATGGACTGCATGTCAGAACTCGAAGTGGGGGTCATGACTTTGAGGGTCTTTCTTATACTACAGCAAATTATATAGTTCCATTTGTTGTGATTGATTTGGTGAATCTTCGATCGGTTCAGGTTGACGTTGAAAAAGCTACAGCCTGGGTTGAATCTGGTGCAACTATTGGTGAATTGTACTATGGAATTGCTCAGAAAAGTAGAACTCTTGCCTTTCCGGCTGGTCTTTTCTACACTGTGGGTGTTGGTGGACAATTCAGTGGGGGTGGCTATGGACCATTGTTTCGAAAATATGGTCTTGCAGCAGATAATGTAATTGATGCTCGTTTAATTGACGCCAAAGGGAGAATTCTTGATAGAAAATCCATGGGAGAAGATTTGTTTTGGGCCATTCGAGGAGGTGGTGGGGGTAGCTTTGGGATAGTCCTTGCTTGGAAATTGAAATTGGTCGCAGTTCCAGCTATTGTTACTGTTTTTACAGTGAGCAAAACGTTAGAGCAAAATGCGACCAAACTTGTTCATCGGTGGCAGTCTATTGCGCACAAGTTTCCCAAAGAATTACTCATGTCCATTTTCATATCAAGTGTGAAATCAAGTGAAGCTGATAAGAAGATCACAATTAAGGCTAATTTTAGTTCCATGTTTCTTGGAAGCATTGATGAGCTTGTTCCATTGATGGAAGAAAGATTCCCTGAATTTGGACTAGTGAGAGACGATTGCTTGGAAATGAGTTGGGTTGAAGCCATCCTTTCAACCCAAGGAGGAGTACAGTTGGAAACTTTACTTGAAAGACATCAAAAAACGGGTGTTTCTCAGACATTCTTTAAGGCAAAATTTGATTGTGTAAAACAGCCTATTCCTGAAATGGGGTTGGAAGGATTGTGGCCTATGTTTTATGAGGAAGAAGCAAAGATGGCAAATATATTCCTTGTGGCTTATGGAGGGAAAATGGATGAGATTCCCGAGACTGAAATTCCATTTCCTCATAGGGCTGGCATCATCTACAGCATCATATACGTGGTGGATTgggatgaaaatgaaaataaaaattccaaaaggTTCTTGAATTGGATAAGGAGAGTTTATGATTATATGACACCCTACGTGTCAAATTCTCCAAGAGAAGCATATGTTAATTACAAAGATCTCCAAATTGGATCAAATAATATGTTCAGTTGTAAAGGGAGCTATGCACAAGCCAAGATTTGGGGTCgtaaatatttcaaaaacaaCTTCGATAGGTTGGTATATGTAAAGACGAAGGTTGATCCAGAAAACTTCTTTAGGCATGAACAGAGCATTCCCCCTCTTTCATGTTTCTGA
- the LOC107947299 gene encoding uncharacterized protein: MNSHVLPGNNQNESWTDEKHVRFLNSMEAWFVRTMLENNDLYHRRLDRHLPDSSESTLDCKRHNVQSRRKHASSDSIITTRSKMKVKTDKRSKRPSSSSQPQRYDSSEDQVVPEIINRTDDEDAEKRSFPSKLILKKKKR; the protein is encoded by the exons ATGAACTCTCACGTGCTGCCCGGCAACAACCAGAACGAGTCATGGACGGACGAGAAGCATGTGCGTTTCTTAAACTCCATGGAAGCATGGTTCGTCCGTACAATGCTAGAGAACAACGATCTTTATCATCGTCGTCTCGACCGTCACCTTCCCGACAGCTCCGAGTCTACTCTCGACTGCAAACGACACAATGTccagtccagaagaaaacatgcTTCTTCAG ATTCCATTATCACAACAAGAAGCAAAATGAAAGTCAAGACTGATAAAAGATCAAAGagaccatcatcatcatcacaacCGCAGCGGTATGATTCATCAGAAGATCAG GTGGTCCCGGAGATCATAAACAGAACAGATGATGAAGATGCTGAGAAAAGATCTTTTCCCAGcaaactaatattaaaaaaaaaaaaaagataa